A portion of the Fulvia fulva chromosome 1, complete sequence genome contains these proteins:
- a CDS encoding Cell division cycle-related protein res2/pct1, with the protein MSRSNLIYSATYSNVPVYEFNVDGNHVMRRRSDDWINATHILKVADYDKPARTRILEREVQKGVHEKVQGGYGKYQGTWIPLDSGRELAAKNGVLEKLRPMFDFVPGDRSPPPAPKHATATSSKPRQPRAPAQPKRQPGKRARDSPADSPAKRSKVTAQPDYDQMDVSVHDGETPDNVTIASESFDDYDNSHFTGSRKRRRLEETMSQADREHQLWADELLDYFMLQDNPMDSLPQAPLPPASADLDRSIDDKGHTALHWASAMGDIEVVKDLLRRGANIDVQARNGETPLMRAAIFTNNYDRQNMDRLAGLLMRTVNMQNWYGETVFHHIAQSTQRKSKYGCARYYMDSILNRMADILSPDGIVRILDTPDQNGDTAITIAARNGARKCVRSLISRGASTEIPNQFGETADQLIVQLNQRRQERQSNRHMSSSPYQFDTSQSTIAVGASQSHMNGLDGNIPIDPLLVSQQSLAGGGGSQNIDPSDSYRSDDALALISSVMPTIFNKARTLALSIDTEVAEKEAELAEAERVAAARRQEIELLKRQAEELRAEEEHVGSGAVDGDDALLTELEELMQECEGLTAEEQDTALKELILQEEAEADENMQNEDLLIGTEDDSLEHRMELVQELHGLVQQRKDLFKTIVQNLSNAGIDEKQHEYKRLITGALDVREEDVEGMLPEIVAELEDWQMEVGAAS; encoded by the exons ATGTCTCGCAGCAACCTCATCTACAGCGCGACCTACTCTAATGTCCC TGTGTATGAGTTCAACGTCGATGGCAACCATGTCATGCGCCGCCGCAGCGACGACTGGATCAACGCGACGCACATCCTCAAGGTAGCCGACTACGACAAGCCCGCCCGCACCCGCATCCTCGAGCGAGAAGTCCAGAAAGGCGTACACGAGAAGGTCCAGGGAGGTTATGGCAAATACCAAG GAACATGGATCCCTCTCGACAGTGGCAGAGAACTGGCCGCCAAGAATGGAGTGCTGGAAAAGCTGCGCCCAATGTTCGACTTCGTGCCTGGTGACAGGAGTCCTCCGCCAGCGCCCAAACATGCCACTGCAACATCCTCCAAGCCGAGACAGCCACGCGCTCCGGCCCAGCCCAAGCGCCAACCTGGTAAGAGAGCTCGTGATTCTCCAGCGGACAGTCCGGCTAAGAGAAGCAAAGTCACTGCGCAGCCCGACTACGACCAGATGGACGTCAGTGTGCATGATGGTGAGACGCCAGACAACGTCACGATCGCCTCCGAATCATTCGATGACTACGACAACTCCCACTTCACAGGATCGCGGAAGAGGAGAAGGCTCGAGGAGACCATGAGCCAGGCCGACAGGGAGCATCAGCTTTGGGCGGACGAGCTTCTCGACTACTTCATGCTACAGGACAATCCGATGGATTCGCTACCTCAAGCTCCTCTGCCACCAGCTTCGGCCGACCTGGACCGTTCAATAGACGATAAAGGACACACCGCACTCCATTGGGCCTCGGCAATGGGCGATATCGAAGTCGTGAAAGACTTACTACGCAGAGGAGCCAACATTGATGTCCAGGCAAGGAACGGCGAGACTCCACTCATGCGTGCTGCAATCTTCACCAACAACTATGATCGACAGAATATGGACAGACTCGCCGGCCTTCTGATGCGCACCGTTAATATGCAGAACTGGTATGGCGAAACCGTCTTCCACCACATCGCTCAAAGCACACAACGGAAGAGTAAGTATGGATGTGCTAGGTATTATATGGACAGCATCCTGAACCGCATGGCCGACATCCTCTCTCCCGACGGAATTGTGCGCATCCTTGACACGCCCGACCAGAATGGCGATACTGCCATTACCATCGCCGCGCGCAACGGAGCACGGAAGTGTGTCCGTAGTCTCATCAGTCGAGGCGCTTCGACCGAGATACCGAATCAATTCGGCGAAACTGCAGACCAGCTCATTGTGCAGCTCAACCAACGCAGACAAGAGCGACAAAGCAATCGCCACATGTCCTCTTCCCCCTACCAGTTTGATACAAGTCAGAGTACAATCGCGGTCGGCGCCTCGCAGTCGCACATGAACGGATTAGATGGCAATATACCTATCGATCCTCTGCTTGTGTCACAACAATCTCTGGCTGGCGGCGGCGGCTCCCAAAACATAGATCCTTCGGACTCATACAGATCTGACGACGCGCTCGCATTGATATCATCTGTGATGCCCACTATCTTCAATAAGGCGAGGACACTGGCTCTTAGTATTGACACTGAAGTCGCCGAAAAGGAGGCAGAACTGGCGGAAGCAGAACGGGTCGCCGCCGCGCGCCGGCAAGAGATCGAGCTCCTCAAGCGACAAGCTGAAGAGCTTCGCGCCGAGGAAGAGCACGTTGGCAGTGGAGCTGTGGATGGCGACGATGCTCTGCTGACGGAGCTGGAAGAACTCATGCAAGAATGCGAAGGCCTCACGGCAGAGGAACAAGACACCGCACTGAAAGAACTCATTCTACAAGAGGAAGCAGAGGCGGACGAGAACATGCAGAACGAGGACTTGCTCATTGGCACCGAAGACGACTCTCTCGAGCACAGGATGGAGCTTGTACAAGAACTCCATGGCCTGGTCCAGCAACGCAAAGATCTGTTCAAAACAATAGTGCAGAATCTGTCGAACGCCGGCATTGATGAGAAGCAACACGAGTACAAGCGGTTGATCACCGGCGCGCTCGATGTGCGGGAGGAGGATGTCGAGGGTATGCTGCCAGAGATTGTGGCAGAGCTCGAGGACTGGCAGATGGAGGTTGGCGCAGCGTCCTAG